The following coding sequences lie in one Syngnathus scovelli strain Florida chromosome 1, RoL_Ssco_1.2, whole genome shotgun sequence genomic window:
- the LOC125977126 gene encoding gap junction alpha-3 protein-like: protein MGDWNLLGKLLENAQEHSTVVGKVWLTVLFIFRILILSAATEKVWGDEQSGFTCDTKQPGCENVCYDITFPISHVRFWVLQIIFVSTPTLIYLGHILHLVRMEEKQKEKEKNHPPDKPAIVADARKHKKALMRDEKGHVRLQGELLRTYVFNVIFKTLFEVGFIVAQYLLYGFELKPMYSCDRPPCPNPVNCYISRPTEKTIFIIFMLGVASLSLFLNLIEIYHLGFTKCRQGMTFRRGNQSPETMSKGHSDTEAPFSPTYDHYFHEHRPPSYNLSPLSGGTDSSFHPCNSKAAYKQNKDNLAVERSGSKLEECDLKGKKQGSAAGSPTQSKQGRSAKYGNNKTRIDDLKI from the coding sequence ATGGGCGACTGGAACCTGTTGGGAAAGCTCCTGGAAAATGCCCAGGAGCACTCCACCGTGGTGGGCAAGGTGTGGCTCACGGTCCTGTTCATCTTCCGCATCCTGATCCTTAGCGCCGCCACAGAGAAGGTGTGGGGCGACGAGCAGTCGGGCTTCACCTGCGACACCAAGCAGCCCGGTTGCGAGAACGTCTGCTACGATATCACTTTCCCCATCTCCCACGTTCGCTTCTGGGTGCTGCAGATCATCTTCGTGTCCACGCCGACGCTGATCTACCTGGGCCACATCCTTCATCTGGTGCGCATGGAGGAGAAGCAAAAGGAGAAAGAGAAGAATCATCCGCCAGACAAGCCGGCCATCGTCGCGGATGCCCGCAAGCACAAAAAGGCGCTGATGAGGGACGAGAAAGGACACGTGCGCCTGCAGGGGGAACTACTGCGCACATATGTCtttaatgtcatttttaaaaCCCTCTTTGAGGTGGGCTTCATTGTGGCCCAGTACCTGTTGTACGGCTTTGAGTTGAAGCCCATGTACTCATGCGACAGGCCACCATGTCCCAACCCGGTCAACTGCTACATCTCCCGACCCACCGAGAAAACCATCTTCATCATTTTCATGCTGGGTGTGGCCAGTCTTTCCCTCTTCCTCAACCTCATTGAGATCTACCACCTGGGCTTCACCAAGTGCCGCCAAGGCATGACCTTCAGGAGAGGGAACCAGTCACCCGAGACCATGTCCAAGGGGCACAGTGATACCGAAGCGCCATTCAGCCCGACGTATGACCACTACTTCCACGAGCATCGCCCTCCTAGCTACAACCTCTCACCGCTGTCCGGGGGCACCGACTCATCCTTTCACCCCTGTAATAGCAAAGCGGCCTACAAACAGAATAAGGACAACTTGGCAGTGGAAAGGAGCGGTAGCAAGCTGGAGGAATGTGACCTGAAAGGCAAGAAACAAGGATCTGCTGCCGGGTCACCCACGCAGAGCAAGCAAGGCCGCAGTGCCAAGTACGGCAACAACAAGACTAGAATAGATGATCTCAAGATATGA